A genomic region of Melanotaenia boesemani isolate fMelBoe1 chromosome 13, fMelBoe1.pri, whole genome shotgun sequence contains the following coding sequences:
- the LOC121651200 gene encoding uncharacterized protein LOC121651200 — translation MKGVFFIPFPKPGREPEKCQRWVRACKREGFTEKNVTKDTYICSLHFLGGKGPTIDDPDPIPATTTSGQVEKIARKRKAPTQRNEAVSEAKRKRKRLTHNNTPSSSHETEHESTDLHINDDTTAATALLDLSSVSDLSAQIITDSFDKMDQSCQTDATCDELIKLKLENKIQKDELSKCREQDVNAQQKSTFSVDDVRNDDKQAKFYTGLTRLQFMALWNFLGPSTDKLTYHKSTLRSEISPSKRPGVKRKLDPINELFLTLIRLRTGLLHQDLAFRFGVSVSLVSKIVTTWIQFMYLEFSTLRKQMFASREIVARNLPSCFKRFKGIRTIIDCTEFFVEQASNFEQQGNLYSSYKSHGTYKVLVGVSPTGAVMFVSDAYEGSISDVEIVKQSGFLDNLEAGDLVLADRGFTIREILAERGVHLNIPPFLSGRIRLTPEEEIYTKKIARVRIHVERCIERIKKFRLLSKVVPLSLQPVFSQMVFVAACLVNFQEPLVT, via the exons ATGAAGGGAgtttttttcattccatttcCAAAGCCCGGAAGAGAACCAGAGAAATGCCAACGTTGGGTACGAGCTTGTAAACGGGAGGGATTCACtgagaaaaatgtgacaaaggATACATACATTTGCTCTTTGCATTTCCTCGGTGGAAAAGGGCCAACAATTGATGATCCAGACCCAATACCAGCAACAACAACATCTGGACAG gTGGAGAAAATAGCCCGCAAAAGGAAAGCTCCTACCCAAAGAAATGAGGCTGTTTCTGaagcaaagagaaagaggaaaagattgACCCACAATAACACTCCATCGAGTAGCCACGAGACAGAACATGAATCGACTGATCTTCACATAAATGATGATACCACAGCTGCAACAGCCCTTCTGGACCTTTCTTCAGTTTCAG atcTTTCAGCTCAAATCATCACGGATAGCTTTGATAAGATGGACCAATCCTGTCAGACCGATGCTACATGTGATGAACTGATTAAgttaaaactggaaaacaagATTCAAAAAGATGAACTCTCAAAGTGCAGAGAGCAAGATGTAAATGCACAGCAGAAAAGCACTTTTTCTGTTGATGATGTCAGAAATGATGACAAGCAGGCAAAATTCTACACTGGTCTGACACGGCTTCAGTTCATGGCTCTCTGGAATTTCCTTGGACCCTCTACAGATAAGTTAACATATCACAAAAGCACATTAAGGTCAGAAATATCTCCAAGTAAAAGGCCAGGTGTCAAAAGAAAACTGGATCCCATTAATGAACTATTTCTTACCCTAATAAGACTGAGAACTGGCTTACTTCATCAGGATTTGGCATTTAGATTTGGAGTTTCTGTTAGTTTAGTCTCAAAAATAGTCACCACTTGGATTCAGTTTATGTATCTTGAGTTTTCCACAttgagaaaacaaatgtttgcatCTCGAGAAATTGTTGCCAGAAATCTCCCTTCGTGTTTTAAGAGATTCAAAGGGATTAGAACCATTATTGATTGTACTGAATTTTTTGTTGAACAAGCCTCTAATTTTGAGCAACAGGGTAATCTGTACTCATCGTATAAAAGTCATGGGACATATAAAGTTTTAGTAGGTGTGTCCCCCACTGGCGCTGTTATGTTTGTATCTGATGCATACGAAGGGTCGATCTCTGATGTTGAAATTGTAAAGCAAAGTGGATTTCTTGATAATCTTGAAGCTGGGGATCTTGTTCTAGCTGATCGGGGTTTCACAATAAGGGAAATTTTAGCAGAAAGGGGGGTTCACCTTAACATCCCACCATTTTTGAGTGGGAGAATACGGCTCACGCCAGAGGAAGAAATTTACACTAAAAAGATAGCAAGAGTAAGAATCCATGTTGAAAGATGCATcgagagaataaaaaaatttagaTTGCTCAGTAAAGTTGTACCCCTGTCACTGCAGCCTGTATTTTCACAAATGGTTTTTGTTGCTGCCTGCTTAGTCAACTTTCAAGAACCACTTGTAACATAA